The Leadbettera azotonutricia ZAS-9 genome has a window encoding:
- a CDS encoding adenylate/guanylate cyclase domain-containing protein encodes MTYSIVFFTAGFVACLILVIIFTAIRRVKTARKVGKPAPGPAVDAILLDPLDSQNINPFVPQAFLDILKKDSVNQLRLGDHVRQEMTIFFSDIRQFTSLMENLTPEESFKFINSYLARIVPVITANGGFVDKYIGDAILALYPQHNSADMAVRSAIEIQKTLVEYNQHRANFNYRPLSIGVGIHTGTLMMGVVGVEDRMQNTVISDAVNQASRLEGMCKAYNVSIVISEEIFKKLENPGSYMYRFLGKARVKGKAEPVSVFEIFDGINPDLLERKKKANRYWEEGMLSFSKKEYFAALKEFQRVKEILPDDGATYYYYDYCMKKL; translated from the coding sequence ATGACATATAGTATTGTGTTTTTCACGGCAGGTTTTGTTGCCTGCTTGATACTGGTAATCATTTTCACTGCTATCAGGAGGGTAAAAACCGCCAGGAAGGTGGGCAAACCCGCCCCAGGGCCGGCAGTAGATGCGATTTTGCTAGACCCTCTGGATTCCCAAAACATCAATCCCTTTGTGCCCCAGGCTTTTTTGGACATATTGAAAAAGGATTCTGTCAACCAGCTCCGCCTGGGCGACCATGTTAGGCAGGAAATGACCATTTTTTTCTCCGACATACGCCAGTTTACGAGCCTTATGGAGAATTTAACCCCCGAAGAAAGCTTCAAATTCATTAATTCCTATCTTGCCCGCATAGTGCCGGTGATAACCGCCAATGGCGGCTTTGTGGACAAGTATATAGGGGATGCCATCCTGGCCCTCTACCCTCAGCATAACAGCGCCGATATGGCGGTACGATCCGCCATCGAAATCCAGAAAACCTTGGTGGAATACAACCAGCACAGGGCGAATTTCAACTATAGGCCCCTGTCTATCGGCGTGGGCATACATACAGGTACCCTCATGATGGGGGTGGTTGGAGTGGAGGACCGCATGCAGAACACGGTCATTTCGGACGCGGTGAACCAGGCTTCCAGGCTCGAAGGCATGTGCAAGGCCTACAATGTATCCATTGTCATAAGCGAGGAGATATTCAAAAAGCTGGAAAACCCCGGCTCCTATATGTACCGTTTTTTGGGCAAGGCCAGGGTCAAGGGCAAAGCCGAGCCGGTATCGGTTTTTGAGATTTTTGATGGCATCAACCCCGATCTTCTGGAACGGAAGAAAAAAGCCAACCGCTACTGGGAAGAGGGCATGCTGAGCTTCAGCAAGAAGGAGTATTTCGCTGCCCTAAAGGAATTCCAAAGGGTGAAGGAGATACTGCCCGATGACGGGGCAACCTACTACTATTATGATTATTGTATGAAAAAGCTCTAA
- a CDS encoding aminopeptidase, which produces MPAKSADEKKTPGQKLAEKLFFNPKNCWEGVDEKIEKAIEVFARSYKEMLNKGKTEREFTSAAIDLLQKKGFMDIDSASAKKFSPGAKVYRSIKGKALVAAVLGKRPLKEGLNILGAHVDSPRIDLKPSPLYEDTDFAFLDTHYYGGIKKYQWTAIPLAMHGVFIDSKGKTINVRLGEDEDDPVFTITDLLPHLAREQMQKKASEAVEGEDLDILVGSKPFKDEKVKEKVKLAILSILNEQYGIDEQSFAGAEIELVPAFKARDLGLDRSMIGAYGHDDRCCAYPALRALMDFASETPEKTAVCYLSDKEEIGSMGNTGAQSRGFENFVAALSGEGDLRSCLANSAMLSADVNAAYDPAYAGVFDKKNSSFMGKGLILSKYTGSGGKYGASDANAEFCSKVQALMNKNKIPWQFGELGKVDKGGGGTIALHAAKLGMEVLDCGIPVLSMHSPFEVISKVDLYYCYKGYVAFLKD; this is translated from the coding sequence ATGCCCGCAAAAAGCGCTGATGAAAAAAAGACCCCCGGCCAAAAGCTGGCCGAAAAGCTTTTCTTTAATCCCAAGAACTGCTGGGAAGGGGTGGATGAAAAAATTGAAAAAGCCATTGAAGTCTTTGCCCGCTCCTACAAGGAAATGCTCAACAAGGGAAAGACCGAACGGGAATTCACCTCTGCTGCCATAGATCTGCTCCAGAAAAAAGGCTTTATGGACATTGACTCGGCATCGGCAAAGAAATTTTCGCCAGGAGCAAAAGTCTACCGTTCCATAAAGGGCAAGGCTCTGGTGGCAGCGGTGCTGGGCAAAAGGCCCCTCAAGGAAGGGCTCAATATACTTGGGGCACATGTGGATTCCCCCCGCATTGATCTTAAGCCCAGTCCCCTGTACGAAGACACTGATTTCGCGTTCCTCGATACCCACTATTACGGGGGCATAAAAAAATACCAATGGACAGCCATCCCCCTTGCGATGCACGGCGTATTTATCGACTCCAAGGGGAAGACAATCAACGTGCGCCTCGGCGAGGATGAGGATGATCCGGTGTTTACCATCACCGATCTCTTGCCCCATCTTGCAAGGGAGCAGATGCAGAAGAAGGCTTCTGAAGCGGTGGAGGGCGAAGATCTGGACATACTGGTCGGCTCCAAACCCTTTAAAGATGAAAAAGTAAAGGAAAAGGTGAAGCTTGCGATCCTTTCAATCCTCAATGAACAATACGGCATAGACGAGCAGAGCTTTGCGGGGGCAGAAATAGAACTTGTCCCTGCTTTTAAAGCCAGGGATCTGGGCCTCGACAGAAGCATGATCGGCGCTTACGGCCATGATGACCGCTGCTGTGCATATCCTGCCTTGCGGGCTTTAATGGATTTTGCATCGGAGACACCGGAAAAAACCGCGGTTTGCTATCTTTCCGATAAAGAAGAGATAGGCTCCATGGGCAACACCGGCGCCCAATCCAGGGGTTTTGAAAATTTCGTCGCTGCCCTTTCAGGGGAGGGGGATCTCAGATCCTGCCTTGCCAACTCGGCCATGCTTTCGGCGGATGTGAATGCGGCCTATGATCCCGCCTATGCCGGTGTCTTTGACAAGAAAAATTCTTCCTTTATGGGAAAGGGCCTCATACTCTCCAAGTACACAGGCTCGGGAGGCAAGTACGGCGCCAGCGACGCCAATGCCGAATTCTGCTCCAAGGTACAGGCCCTGATGAACAAAAACAAAATCCCCTGGCAGTTTGGCGAGCTTGGCAAAGTGGATAAGGGCGGGGGCGGAACCATAGCCCTCCATGCAGCAAAGCTGGGCATGGAAGTCCTTGACTGCGGCATTCCCGTGCTTTCCATGCATTCGCCCTTCGAGGTGATCAGCAAAGTGGATCTTTATTATTGTTATAAGGGTTATGTTGCTTTTTTAAAGGATTAA
- the gltX gene encoding glutamate--tRNA ligase, with product MIVRDRYAPSPTGLQHIGGVRTALFNYLFARSMGGKFLLRLEDTDRTRFDQSFVENLYDTFNWLGMKWDEGPDIGGPAAPYIQSERTETYKKYALELIEKDKAYLCFCSAERIDKIRQEREAAHSKGPSGSHATGYDRFCRSIPREEAEKRAAAGEAHTIRLKIPLGETTRFTDHLLGDIEWKNDDVNPDPVLLKSDGFPTYHLANVVDDHLMEITHVLRAQEWLSSTPLHVIMYQAFGWEHPEFCHLPMVNGLDGKKLSKRHGATSIDEFRRQGYLPEALINYVALVGASYEEGKDIYTLEELAERFSLDKLSKASGIFDYKKLEWYNGQYIRMKSDDELAFLTLPLAVEAGLFGSRGSEPNPEQKKIYLLAMPLVKERAVFLKEIPEKLTFLFREIELPPVEEFFPKKMSREETAGLLIKGRDLIAPMALAASDAEAEDCIKAWAEKEGVKLGDIMMPIRVAITGARVSPPLFGSLRILGAEKSLARTDKAIALLS from the coding sequence ATGATTGTTCGAGACCGCTATGCCCCCTCCCCTACCGGCTTGCAGCACATTGGGGGGGTCAGAACTGCCCTGTTTAACTATCTCTTTGCAAGATCCATGGGGGGGAAATTCCTCCTCCGCCTGGAAGACACCGACCGTACCCGCTTTGACCAATCTTTCGTGGAGAACCTCTACGATACCTTTAATTGGCTCGGTATGAAGTGGGACGAAGGCCCGGATATCGGCGGGCCTGCTGCCCCCTATATTCAATCGGAACGGACTGAAACATACAAAAAATATGCCCTGGAACTTATAGAAAAAGACAAGGCTTACCTTTGTTTTTGCAGCGCCGAGCGTATCGACAAAATAAGGCAGGAGCGGGAAGCCGCCCATTCCAAGGGGCCCTCCGGGTCCCACGCGACAGGCTACGACCGTTTTTGCCGCAGTATTCCCCGGGAAGAAGCGGAGAAGCGTGCAGCAGCAGGGGAAGCCCATACCATCAGGCTCAAAATACCTCTGGGCGAAACGACCCGATTTACGGACCACCTTCTGGGGGATATCGAATGGAAAAACGATGATGTAAACCCAGATCCGGTGCTGCTCAAATCTGACGGATTCCCCACCTACCACCTTGCGAATGTGGTGGATGATCATCTTATGGAAATAACCCATGTGCTGAGAGCCCAGGAGTGGCTTTCGTCCACCCCCTTGCATGTAATCATGTACCAGGCTTTCGGATGGGAGCATCCGGAATTTTGCCACCTTCCCATGGTCAACGGCCTGGACGGGAAAAAGCTTTCCAAACGCCACGGCGCAACCAGTATCGATGAATTCAGGCGCCAGGGTTATCTGCCCGAAGCCCTCATTAATTACGTTGCCCTTGTAGGGGCTTCCTACGAAGAGGGGAAGGACATCTACACCCTGGAAGAACTGGCGGAACGTTTCAGCCTGGACAAGCTCAGCAAGGCCTCCGGCATTTTCGACTATAAAAAGCTTGAATGGTACAATGGCCAATATATACGCATGAAAAGCGATGACGAGCTTGCCTTCCTCACGTTGCCCCTGGCTGTGGAAGCCGGCCTTTTCGGAAGCCGGGGATCCGAGCCAAATCCGGAACAAAAAAAGATTTATCTTTTAGCCATGCCCCTGGTCAAGGAACGGGCGGTATTCCTCAAAGAAATACCTGAAAAACTCACGTTCCTTTTCAGGGAAATCGAACTTCCCCCTGTTGAGGAATTTTTCCCAAAGAAAATGAGCAGGGAAGAGACAGCAGGGCTGTTAATAAAAGGCAGGGATCTCATCGCGCCAATGGCATTGGCAGCATCCGACGCAGAAGCTGAGGATTGCATCAAAGCCTGGGCGGAAAAAGAAGGCGTCAAACTTGGCGATATCATGATGCCCATAAGAGTGGCCATTACCGGGGCAAGGGTGAGCCCTCCCCTTTTCGGGAGCCTCCGCATACTTGGGGCGGAAAAAAGCCTTGCCCGGACGGACAAGGCCATAGCGTTGCTGTCGTAA
- the iolD gene encoding 3D-(3,5/4)-trihydroxycyclohexane-1,2-dione acylhydrolase (decyclizing) produces MGKTIRLTMAQALLRFLDAQYIEVDGKEIKFVYGVFGIFGHGVVVGLGEALAAKGNKLPFYQAKNEQGAGHAAMGFAKQNKRQKIMAVCSSIGPGALNMVTAAGTATVNRIPVLFLPSDSFACRQPDPVLQQVETPWDFNITANDAFKSVSKYWDRVSRPDQLMSAMINAFRVLTDPAEAGAVTVALPQDVQGEAWDYPEEFLAKRVHHIERRPPSKGQIERAAAMIKAAKKPLVICGGGAAYSEAGRELEAFCKTLHIPFGETQAGKGLVPWDNPYNLSGIGNTGSLAANKLAKEADLIIALGTRLGDFTTCSKWLFQNPAVKILGINIAPFDAYKMDGEPVIADAKLTLKALTRSLASYKSKWGSKIDAVRKEWNAEVDRLYSETVPNGKDGLPLLSQARVLGELNDRLLPKDAIVVSGSGSIPSDMQRVWRARKPGTYHMEYGFSCMGYEVAASLGIKIGFPEKTVVAIIGDGAYTMLHTELLTAVQEGKKIILIVLDNAGFHCIDNLQNSQGIDHFGNEWNARDAKSGRLSGSPVKVDYARNAESWGALGLRARTPEELARAVRKALKSEGPVLIDVKVGAKTMTRGYENWWRVGTAQVSENPAVVKAAKAMAEEVSRARKY; encoded by the coding sequence AGCTTCCCTTTTATCAGGCCAAGAATGAACAGGGCGCAGGGCATGCCGCCATGGGTTTTGCCAAGCAGAACAAGCGCCAAAAGATCATGGCTGTGTGCTCTTCTATAGGCCCGGGCGCCCTTAACATGGTTACTGCCGCCGGCACTGCAACGGTGAACCGCATCCCCGTGCTTTTCCTGCCTTCCGACAGCTTTGCCTGCCGCCAGCCCGACCCGGTGCTTCAGCAGGTTGAGACCCCCTGGGATTTCAACATTACCGCCAACGACGCATTCAAATCGGTAAGCAAATATTGGGACAGGGTAAGCCGCCCCGACCAGCTCATGTCGGCTATGATCAACGCCTTCAGGGTTTTGACTGATCCTGCCGAAGCCGGGGCGGTTACTGTTGCCCTTCCCCAGGATGTGCAGGGAGAAGCCTGGGATTACCCTGAAGAATTTTTAGCCAAACGTGTCCATCATATCGAAAGAAGGCCCCCCTCAAAAGGCCAGATCGAAAGAGCTGCCGCCATGATCAAGGCTGCGAAGAAACCTCTGGTGATCTGCGGGGGCGGCGCTGCCTATTCCGAAGCGGGCAGGGAACTTGAAGCATTCTGCAAAACGCTTCACATCCCCTTTGGCGAAACCCAGGCAGGAAAGGGCCTTGTTCCCTGGGACAACCCCTATAACCTTTCGGGCATTGGGAATACCGGAAGCCTTGCAGCCAACAAGCTCGCCAAAGAAGCGGATCTCATTATCGCCCTGGGCACAAGGCTCGGCGATTTTACCACCTGTTCCAAATGGCTTTTCCAGAACCCAGCGGTAAAGATACTGGGCATCAACATAGCCCCCTTTGACGCGTACAAGATGGACGGGGAACCCGTCATCGCTGATGCTAAATTAACCTTAAAGGCTTTGACACGGAGCTTGGCTTCCTATAAATCAAAATGGGGAAGCAAGATAGATGCGGTACGCAAAGAATGGAACGCCGAAGTTGACAGGCTCTACTCCGAAACGGTACCCAACGGAAAAGACGGGCTTCCCCTTTTATCCCAGGCCCGGGTTTTGGGGGAACTCAACGACAGGCTCCTCCCAAAGGACGCCATTGTGGTTTCAGGTTCAGGTTCCATCCCCTCGGACATGCAGAGAGTGTGGCGCGCCAGAAAGCCCGGAACTTACCACATGGAATACGGCTTCTCCTGCATGGGCTACGAAGTTGCGGCAAGTTTGGGAATCAAAATCGGCTTCCCGGAAAAAACAGTGGTTGCCATAATCGGCGACGGCGCCTATACCATGCTTCACACGGAATTGCTCACTGCGGTTCAGGAAGGGAAAAAAATAATCCTAATAGTGCTGGACAACGCAGGCTTCCATTGTATCGACAACCTCCAGAACAGCCAGGGCATAGATCACTTCGGCAACGAATGGAATGCCAGGGACGCCAAATCCGGCCGTCTTTCAGGCAGCCCCGTAAAAGTGGACTATGCCAGGAATGCGGAAAGCTGGGGCGCTTTGGGCCTCCGTGCCCGTACCCCCGAAGAGCTGGCCAGGGCGGTAAGGAAAGCCCTTAAATCGGAAGGCCCCGTGCTTATCGATGTGAAGGTCGGCGCCAAGACCATGACCAGGGGTTACGAAAACTGGTGGCGCGTAGGGACTGCCCAGGTATCCGAAAACCCTGCGGTAGTAAAGGCTGCGAAAGCCATGGCAGAAGAAGTCTCCAGGGCAAGGAAGTACTAA
- a CDS encoding ankyrin repeat domain-containing protein: MNVVLLYSQNSGKGNFQDLLETFTDLSIAAEAFEAGPGVDISQVFGISPGGETAALFPSHIVVLGSLDPSWLIFAIGFSTGCRIPLLVYGDTAKGLSGEDKKTPAEFSSLLKESSKKLKNKTALIRYFEDEKAAWIKKEAARDAARARDTLLQMGISVTLESLAKCTEEGKALELSLFLASGFHPDTKDKAGVPLLNIAARGGHREAVEVLLKAGAKVNIPSDDRGSSALMDSAMGKHHDMMEDLLKAGADVNIKSKDGQSALILAVGLNDADSVEILLKSGADPDDPDLLGASARKYATLFNRESIVALFNAYAPQNANYEAS, encoded by the coding sequence ATGAATGTTGTCCTGCTCTACAGCCAGAATTCCGGTAAGGGAAATTTCCAGGACTTGCTTGAGACTTTTACGGATTTGAGCATTGCTGCAGAAGCCTTCGAGGCAGGCCCCGGCGTGGACATTTCCCAGGTGTTTGGCATTAGCCCCGGAGGGGAAACCGCAGCCCTCTTTCCAAGCCATATTGTGGTGCTCGGCAGCCTTGACCCTTCATGGCTCATTTTTGCCATAGGCTTTTCCACCGGCTGCCGCATCCCCCTTCTGGTTTATGGGGACACAGCCAAGGGCCTGTCCGGGGAAGACAAGAAGACCCCGGCGGAATTTTCAAGTTTGCTGAAAGAATCCTCAAAAAAATTAAAAAACAAAACCGCCCTGATACGCTATTTTGAAGATGAAAAGGCAGCGTGGATCAAAAAAGAAGCAGCCCGGGATGCTGCCCGGGCAAGGGACACCCTGCTCCAAATGGGCATTTCGGTGACCCTTGAATCCCTGGCCAAATGCACTGAAGAAGGCAAGGCTTTGGAGCTTTCGCTTTTTTTGGCTTCCGGCTTCCACCCGGACACCAAGGACAAGGCGGGCGTGCCCCTGCTTAACATTGCAGCCAGGGGAGGCCACAGGGAAGCCGTGGAAGTCCTCCTCAAGGCAGGGGCAAAAGTGAATATACCTTCAGATGACCGGGGCAGTTCAGCCCTTATGGACAGCGCCATGGGGAAGCATCATGATATGATGGAAGATCTGCTCAAGGCCGGCGCCGATGTCAATATCAAGAGCAAGGACGGCCAGTCAGCCCTGATCCTGGCCGTAGGTCTCAATGATGCGGATTCAGTAGAAATACTGCTAAAATCAGGGGCGGACCCTGACGATCCTGATCTCCTGGGGGCCAGCGCAAGGAAATATGCGACCCTTTTCAACAGGGAGTCCATCGTTGCTCTTTTTAATGCCTATGCCCCCCAAAACGCAAATTACGAGGCAAGCTGA
- a CDS encoding SIR2 family NAD-dependent protein deacylase has product MNAGNEITGLYEKISHARHCVGLTGAGVSTLSGIRDFRGKNGLYNEMDAEKIFDIRYFEKDPAFYYQKAGSFIYNIDEKEPSVVHTVLGDLEALGFVKALITQNIDLLHTKGGSKKVIEIHGSPKIHYCMHCSGIRMPFDEAAALVKAGKFPICPKCGRILKPAITFFGENLPIDALNEAVKEAQEADLMLILGTSLTVNPAASLPGYTLRNGGDIIIVNNMPTPMDDAAILHFEDLGEVFEGLRQVMEKA; this is encoded by the coding sequence ATGAATGCAGGCAATGAAATTACCGGACTCTATGAAAAAATCAGCCATGCCAGGCACTGCGTCGGCCTCACAGGGGCCGGCGTCAGCACCCTTTCGGGCATACGGGATTTTCGAGGGAAGAACGGTCTTTACAATGAAATGGACGCGGAGAAGATTTTCGACATACGCTATTTTGAAAAAGATCCTGCTTTCTATTACCAAAAGGCAGGTTCCTTTATTTATAATATCGATGAAAAAGAGCCTTCTGTTGTCCACACTGTACTTGGCGATTTGGAAGCCCTGGGGTTTGTTAAAGCCCTGATCACCCAGAATATCGATCTCCTCCATACCAAGGGGGGGAGCAAAAAAGTCATAGAAATCCACGGCTCGCCAAAGATTCATTACTGCATGCACTGTTCCGGCATACGCATGCCCTTTGATGAAGCTGCCGCATTGGTAAAAGCAGGCAAATTTCCCATCTGCCCCAAATGCGGAAGGATACTGAAACCGGCCATCACTTTTTTCGGCGAGAACCTGCCCATTGATGCGTTGAACGAGGCAGTGAAGGAGGCCCAGGAAGCGGATCTCATGCTGATTCTGGGCACAAGCCTCACGGTGAACCCCGCAGCCTCTCTTCCCGGCTATACACTGAGAAACGGAGGGGATATTATCATCGTGAATAACATGCCCACCCCTATGGACGACGCGGCAATTCTTCATTTTGAGGATCTTGGGGAGGTCTTCGAAGGTCTCCGCCAGGTTATGGAAAAAGCGTAA
- the iolE gene encoding myo-inosose-2 dehydratase, whose protein sequence is MAGKTKSNIKLAIAPIGWTNDDLPELGGEIPFEQCVSEMALAGFQGSEVGNKYPRDPKVLNKALGLRGLAICNAWFSSFLTTKPYKEVEADFIKHRDFLYAVGARVIGASEQGHSIQGLDKSVLDEKPVFTGAQWEKLCDGLNKLGKRASEKGMALTFHHHMGTGVQTAPEIDRLMENTDPALLGLLYDTGHLAFSGEDHLAVLDKWMPRIRHVHLKDIRGAVHKKAVKGKWPFLKAVKEGVFTVPGDGDIDFAPVFKALAKAKYAGWWVVEAEQDPARANPLEYAIKARAYIKEKAGI, encoded by the coding sequence ATGGCAGGCAAAACCAAAAGTAATATCAAATTGGCTATAGCTCCCATTGGCTGGACAAACGATGATCTTCCCGAATTGGGGGGCGAAATCCCCTTTGAGCAATGTGTCAGCGAAATGGCCCTGGCAGGCTTCCAGGGAAGCGAAGTGGGGAACAAATACCCCAGGGATCCCAAGGTTCTTAACAAAGCCCTGGGCCTTCGGGGCCTTGCCATCTGCAACGCATGGTTTTCATCATTCTTGACCACCAAGCCCTACAAAGAGGTAGAGGCGGACTTTATAAAGCACCGCGATTTTCTCTATGCAGTAGGAGCAAGGGTCATAGGCGCGTCGGAGCAGGGACATTCCATACAGGGCCTGGATAAAAGCGTCCTCGATGAAAAACCCGTTTTTACCGGCGCCCAGTGGGAAAAGCTCTGCGATGGCCTCAACAAGCTGGGCAAAAGGGCCTCTGAAAAAGGCATGGCCCTGACATTCCACCACCATATGGGGACAGGGGTACAGACCGCCCCGGAGATTGACAGGCTTATGGAAAACACCGATCCGGCCCTCCTGGGCCTCCTCTATGACACCGGGCATCTGGCTTTTTCCGGAGAGGATCACCTTGCCGTATTGGACAAGTGGATGCCGAGGATACGGCACGTGCATCTGAAGGATATACGCGGCGCTGTCCACAAAAAGGCTGTCAAAGGCAAATGGCCGTTTTTAAAGGCGGTAAAAGAAGGGGTTTTTACTGTTCCTGGGGATGGGGATATTGATTTTGCCCCTGTTTTCAAGGCCCTGGCCAAAGCTAAATATGCAGGCTGGTGGGTAGTCGAAGCCGAGCAGGACCCGGCCAGGGCGAATCCCCTGGAATATGCCATTAAAGCAAGGGCTTATATTAAAGAAAAAGCCGGAATTTGA